In Scylla paramamosain isolate STU-SP2022 chromosome 8, ASM3559412v1, whole genome shotgun sequence, the sequence aaaacagaaaaaaaaaacgcatataaaaagagaaaaagacaaacaaacagacagaaagagaaagccagacaaacagatagaaagaaCAAACTGATAAACCAGCagttaaggaaaaaagaacagacaaacaaatacaatgaaaaataaacaaacgaacgaaaaaCAGACACATAACCTtttccacacacctgtccctgcACTGCCCTGCGCCACCAACCCTTGCACTCACCAGACCGGGGCAAAGTTAGGGTCACCACCGGCTTGGCCTGACACtgacaaccaccatcactatctaagggaacggggaggaggggtggggtgaTACGGTCGTGCGCTTTGATAGAGTAATACAATAAATACATGGCGGTGGTATGTATTTGCCTCTGTTTACACGTTGATACTCACTGCAGGGAGGTGAGGGACATCTTGTAGGGACGGTTGAATATTCGCAGCTCACTCCTACCCTTATGCTTGCCAAGAACCTTCTGGATACCATCTGCTGGAGAGGAGAGGCGCCCTGtttactactgctatttgtgtaattttctctatttACGTAGTTCAGGAGGGTGGAAATGTTATTAAAAATAGGATTAATGAATTTGGTAGTAACAGGTTAAGTTTTGTTGGTTTAAATAAGGGAGTTTGGTAAAGACTTGTCATATTTTTGAAATGCGAAATAAATGTTAATTGCAGCTTAtgtaggtaaataaatgaaaattatgtCAGcgcattctttttatttaatcttacaGTATTGTTTTGGGCTTTCAGTTTGATGAATTAATTgactctctctttatttatttttttttttttatcagatgcGGCTGATATGTTGCCATCAgctgtgtttgtttatattggCAGCTGAGAGGAATCGAGGAGCACGTGGTGTGGCCTGCATTGCTTGTACTATATCAGGCATTGCTATATCAGGACCAATACTTCAGTCAGCCGGGCGAGGGGACATCACACCATCCAGCTACCACGAGGTGAGCCGGTAGGTGtaggaattaataaaaaagaacaagaaaaatgacaGGAAAAGCTTCGGGAATTAAGAATCGTGTATTTTGTAGGTATAATTTAATTATGATACgtgtaatatttatttatttatcgtgtgGTAGATATTGAAGGGAGGTAGTAGAAGTGGATGAATAGGTGAATGTTCTCTCTCCTGTTACTCTATGTCAAATCGATGTTATTTTAAATCGCTGTTATTTTCGTGTGTACCAATTGtcagttcttgtttttgttttctttctttcatcatctctccatccttctctagttcctgttttccttcctccttcatctctctgttcttttcctttcaccataAATCAGTGTCATCATAAATCACTATTCAGCaagattttgttttctttcctcctccatctttccatcATTCtctattgtttttcttcctccatctccatccttctcttccgccATTTTGTTACCGTACTTTCCATGCCTacccatcatcactattactttttgtttccctttaaaGCCTTACCTAGTTGACTTGCCTCTAAGGCCTTCAATGACCACCCAGCCTGCTGCCTCTCCACACTGCTGACAGCTTGGTGCGTCCCTAGTATGGAGGAGTCCAGGCTAAACACCTGTCAAAGAGTCCTGTCATGTGTATTCAATTTTCCAGGTTTTTATAATTGCTTTGGTGAGTCACATCCTTCAGATACTTAATGCATGTGTTTTTATTGTGTGCTCTTTGTCATTCCCAGTATTTTGATAGTTGCAGGGGATTGGCAGGCTTAGAGATGAAGGCTTAGGGTTGCAAAGTCTTCCCGTTCATTTTAAAATTCCTATTAATGTTTGGCTGTTGGATTGTTGACTAGTAGGTGTGGTTGGGTAGCATTGTGGTATTAGTGCAGTGATGTGTTATGGGGTTCAGGGGAGGTGCCATGAATTGTGCCTTATTGTTGTAAATTAGTATTTTGGAATTATTTTGTTGAAGAATATTTGTTTAAGGTGTAGTTCATCTTCATATTAATGTTCAATTGTATTGCCAGAGGAACCAGCACACCACAAATATGAGTACAGAGGACCCTGCCTGTGCTGCTGCCGACCTAGAGACAGACACTGCGGACGACAactcagaagaggaggaggaggaggaggaggaggaggaagagtatgcAAAGAAAGTGAAGTCAGTCCAAGAGAATCCAGCTTTCTACACTGATGCCGCAGCATACTGGAATAACGTGCCTGCCACGGTAAATGGCATGCTAGGAGGCTTTGCCCACATCAATGCTCCTGACATCTGTGGCTCAGAAACTTTCCTCCAGAGCATCTTTAAAATGAAAAACGCTCCAGGCCATGGCCGTGCAGTGGACTGTGGTGCAGGCATTGGCAGGATAACCAAGCACCTGCTGCAGAAACACTTTGGCAAAGTTGACCTGGTTGAACTGTGTCAGAGTTTTTTGGACAGAGCTAAAGAATCATTGAAAAATTCCCATAAGGTTGGTGAGTATATGTGCCAAGGCCTGCAGCACTTTGCCCCAGACCCCAGCACGTACGATGTTGTGTGGAGTCAGTGGGTGCTGGGGCACCTGACAGATGAAGACCTTGAAAATTACTTCCGAAGGATGGCACGAGGACTCAAGCCTAATGGTGTCATTGTTGTGAAGGAGAATGTCACGTCCTCAGGCATCGTAGAACTGGATGAACAAGACTCGTCTGTCACCAGACCCGAGAGTCTGCTCTTGGAGATAATAGATAAGGCAGAACTAAGGGTcattaagaatacaaaacaaaacaatcttCCAAAAGGCCTTTATGAAGTGAAGATGTTGTGTTTGAGGCCAAAATAAAATGGAGATTTTGTACTGGTGAttgggaaagaaggggaggcagtATTGTGTATCTGAACTGAAAATTGCTCAAGAAAAATCCAAATATGAACTGATTTAAAAATTAAAATCCTTTTCTCAGATATTAACCAGTTAAACTTCTGTAAGTACTTACAAAGTATTAGTACCTAGTAATCATTATGCCAGAATATGCACATCAATAGGATGTGTATTCACTGTTTGTTATGGGGTTTTTATCCTAAGGGCCATCACTATTTTTAGTACCTGCTCAGTGTGTTTCTTGATTGTGTATTATGTACGGTAGTTATCCAACTTTTTAAATGATAGTGTTACTCATTACATGATGTCGGTTATATTGAATTATCTGTGATCTTCTGTAGGAATAATGCTGTACTCTACATTCAATGTCAGGACACTCAGGGCTGACCAAAATTCATTCATGCCTTGGAGTCACTCCTGGCCCGGCTGGTGATGTGTGTGAAGAACTTCACACTGCTGTGATGGTCGTGATGGGTGTGGTCCCAGGCAAGGCTGCCCTTGTGGTAGATTTATCATGCCTGCAGATCACTTTCCTAATGTTTCCATCATGTTTCCAGGCTGGGCATTACACAATCACACATACTTtcttacatgcatacatacacgcacTTGTAGTGTTAATTTACTTAAGGATTTTTATCACTAAGTTTTCTAGATTAATTCAGTGAGATGGTTTCACACAGAGTAAAAGTAACACTGTGTATGAGATACACTCTTGGGTCACTCCTCAGTGTGAGGCACATCCATCACATGTACGTAGTACTGTACAAAATAGATGACCTTTATTTTTCTAGGGATAGAAAACTTTTGATACCTTGACACATTATGGAAGTATTAGCAGGGCATCATGTATGGTGGTGTGGGGAGCAGTTCTGTCTCCCTCCCATGCCAGGCCTCCTGAGGGGGGGGGACGTTCTTGTTGCCCACACAACCTTTGTAATGAACCTGTACTACAGTCAGGATGAACATGCAAGAACAGGATTCTTTGATTTGCTGATATTCAATATCTTTGTTATATGTGTAGATGATTCTTTAGATTCTCCTTCTTGAGATTTAGAAGGAAGCAGTATTTAAATCATGAAATTGTGCCCAcagtaaaagaaattaagaaaaaaaaaaaaaaaaaaaaaaaaaactttgtacTACTGGTAATTGTGTAGCAGTAAAATTCTTGAAATAAGGTTTTTATCACGTGCATCAAAAGATCAGATTGAGAAACTATTGTAAACTGTATTTTGAAGAGTCTCTTGCCATATTAGATCAAATCCAAACctgtattttttcctgttttcctgaTTTGATAGACCATATTTACTCACCCTTGTATAACTTAAATATgatgtatgaaaaaaattagACTTCTATATGTAGTTGAGATAATAGACAAACATATCTTTGCGATATGAAACATGTATACATGAATGTCTCTACCAGGTAGTAGTGAAGACAAGGCATCCGTGTCAGGTGTCTGGGGAGAGCaataccttcccttcccctctgtgCCTTGTCTGGTGATGGGAACAGGCACACAGAGAAGGGATCCCCTAATCCCCCCACTGGATTCCTTTGTGATGCTGGTAATGCCTCACAGTCTGGTGCAGTGTGTGAGTGTTGGCGGTACTGGTGCTGCATCATGCTTTGTGATGCAAGACACACCAGTTCCTGAAGACATCTTGAGTTTGAACAGACATAATGCTTCTTGTGTCCTTTCTGTGTCCAGTTCTATAGTTTTCTTACTATTCCTTAACACACTAAGAATAAGTTATTCTTTACTCATTTTTCTCTACAATATCCTTTCTTTTCGGTTTGTATCATACAATCCCAGCAAGTAAATTGTCTTTCTAAAGCAATGCAAAATGTACTAGTGTAGAATCCCATTTAAATAAGCCATAAGCATCTTGT encodes:
- the LOC135102697 gene encoding N-terminal Xaa-Pro-Lys N-methyltransferase 1-like isoform X2; the protein is MSTEDPACAAADLETDTADDNSEEEEEEEEEEEEYAKKVKSVQENPAFYTDAAAYWNNVPATVNGMLGGFAHINAPDICGSETFLQSIFKMKNAPGHGRAVDCGAGIGRITKHLLQKHFGKVDLVELCQSFLDRAKESLKNSHKVGEYMCQGLQHFAPDPSTYDVVWSQWVLGHLTDEDLENYFRRMARGLKPNGVIVVKENVTSSGIVELDEQDSSVTRPESLLLEIIDKAELRVIKNTKQNNLPKGLYEVKMLCLRPK
- the LOC135102697 gene encoding N-terminal Xaa-Pro-Lys N-methyltransferase 1-like isoform X1, which translates into the protein MRLICCHQLCLFILAAERNRGARGVACIACTISGIAISGPILQSAGRGDITPSSYHERNQHTTNMSTEDPACAAADLETDTADDNSEEEEEEEEEEEEYAKKVKSVQENPAFYTDAAAYWNNVPATVNGMLGGFAHINAPDICGSETFLQSIFKMKNAPGHGRAVDCGAGIGRITKHLLQKHFGKVDLVELCQSFLDRAKESLKNSHKVGEYMCQGLQHFAPDPSTYDVVWSQWVLGHLTDEDLENYFRRMARGLKPNGVIVVKENVTSSGIVELDEQDSSVTRPESLLLEIIDKAELRVIKNTKQNNLPKGLYEVKMLCLRPK